From the genome of Nicotiana sylvestris chromosome 2, ASM39365v2, whole genome shotgun sequence, one region includes:
- the LOC104211242 gene encoding CASP-like protein 1B2, which yields MAQENGEKPAVAAESNNQQLVGKNNNTSNYKPKDYYNWVIALLRLLAFGATISATLVMALNKQKKTFVVATIGTTPIQATLTAKFQHTPAFVFFVIANGLCSLHNLLMLAACFIGSKYDFKGLRFYVIGVLDMMNVALVSGGASAAAFMGQLGKDGNSHARWKKICDKFDVYCSHGEGAIIVSFIGLLLMIITTAITIIKLKNIQYSGRCAIIP from the exons ATGGCTCAAGAAAATGGAGAAAAACCAGCTGTGGCTGCAGAAAGCAACAACCAGCAATTAGTAGGGAAAAATAACAACACAAGTAATTATAAGCCTAAAGATTATTATAATTGGGTGATTGCATTGTTGAGGTTATTGGCATTTGGTGCAACAATTTCAGCAACATTAGTTATGGCACTTAacaagcaaaagaaaacttttgttGTTGCTACAATTGGTACCACTCCTATTCAAGCCACCCTCACTGCTAAGTTCCAGCACACTCCTGCTTTTGT GTTCTTTGTGATAGCAAACGGACTGTGCAGTCTCCATAACTTGCTCATGTTAGCAGCTTGTTTTATTGGAAGCAAATATGATTTCAAGGGACTTCGTTTTTATGTGATTGGTGTCCTAGACATG ATGAATGTGGCACTAGTATCTGGTGGAGCAAGTGCAGCAGCTTTTATGGGGCAGCTTGGTAAAGATGGGAATTCTCATGCAAGATGGAAGAAAATCTGTGATAAATTTGATGTATACTGCAGCCATGGGGAAGGAGCCATTATTGTTTCTTTTATTGGTTTGCTCCTTATGATCATAACAACTGCCATTACTATAATTAAACTTAAAAACATCCAATATTCTGGCAGATGTGCCATTATTCCTTGA
- the LOC104211240 gene encoding protein LSD1-like: MQSQLMCSGCRTILLYPRGASNVCCAVCNALTPVPPPGMEMAQLICGGCRTLLMHPRGASSVRCSCCHTVNLVPGPNQFAHVYCGNCRMMLMYPCGAPSVKCAICHYITNVNAGDGRVHVPSGTATPASGSSSSTAKARSQNQTVVVQNPMSVDESGKLVSNVVVGVTTT; this comes from the exons ATGCAGAGTCAGTTAATGTGCAGTGGGTGTAGGACAATTCTTCTTTATCCGAGAGGAGCTTCTAATGTCTGCTGTGCAGTGTGCAATGCACTCACCCCTGTCCCACCTCCTG GAATGGAAATGGCTCAACTGATATGTGGAGGCTGTCGTACATTACTCATGCATCCACGGGGTGCAAGCAGTGTGAGATGCTCCTGCTGTCACACGGTGAACCTTGTCCCAG GTCCTAACCAGTTTGCTCACGTCTACTGTGGAAACTGCCGTATGATGCTGATGTATCCATGTGGAGCTCCGTCAGTTAAATGTGCAATATGCCATTATATTACCAATGTTAAT GCAGGAGATGGAAGAGTCCATGTACCTAGCGGCACTGCAACACCTGCTTCAGGATCCTCTTCTTCAACA GCCAAGGCTCGTTCTCAAAACCAAACTGTCGTCGTTCAAAACCCAATGTCTGTCGATGAGAGTGGAAAGTTG GTGAGCAATGTTGTTGTTGGCGTAACGACAACATAG